The following are from one region of the Jatrophihabitans telluris genome:
- a CDS encoding acyl-CoA dehydrogenase, which produces MAFDPDFATYRLTDEHQMLRAAVRELADDKIAPRAAEIDQSSEFPYDVLEALTKADFHATHIPVAYGGLGADSVATAIVIEEVARACASSSLIPAVNKLGTMPVILSGSEELKKEVLTPVAAGEAMFSYALSEREAGSDAAAMRTRAVAEGDSWVLNGTKAWITNAGVSSYYTVMAVTDPSAGAKGISAFVVHKDDPGFSVGSKERKLGIKGSPTCEIHFDNCAIPASRIVGEPGTGFKTALATLDHTRLTIGAQALGIAQGAIDASIAYMKQRQQFGRPIADFQGLQFMLADMVMQTEAARQLIYAAAAKAERGEPGLTWYSASAKAFASDVAMKVTTDAVQLFGGAGYTQDFPVERMMRDAKITQIYEGTNQINRMVIARQILK; this is translated from the coding sequence ATGGCCTTCGACCCCGATTTCGCGACGTACCGGCTCACCGATGAACACCAGATGCTGCGGGCCGCGGTCCGGGAGCTGGCCGACGACAAGATCGCCCCACGCGCCGCCGAAATCGATCAGAGCAGTGAGTTTCCCTACGACGTACTCGAGGCCCTGACCAAGGCGGACTTCCATGCCACCCATATCCCCGTGGCCTATGGCGGTCTCGGTGCGGATTCGGTGGCCACCGCCATCGTCATCGAGGAGGTGGCCCGGGCGTGCGCCTCGTCCTCGCTCATCCCCGCGGTCAACAAGCTCGGGACGATGCCGGTGATCCTGTCCGGATCGGAGGAGCTCAAGAAGGAGGTGCTCACCCCGGTGGCCGCCGGCGAGGCCATGTTCTCCTACGCGCTGTCCGAGCGCGAGGCGGGCTCGGACGCAGCGGCCATGCGCACCCGTGCGGTGGCCGAGGGCGACAGCTGGGTGCTCAACGGTACGAAGGCCTGGATCACCAACGCCGGCGTCTCGTCCTACTACACAGTCATGGCCGTGACCGATCCGTCCGCCGGAGCAAAGGGAATCTCGGCGTTCGTGGTGCACAAGGACGATCCCGGGTTCTCGGTCGGATCGAAGGAACGCAAGCTCGGAATCAAGGGGTCGCCCACGTGTGAGATCCACTTCGACAACTGTGCGATCCCGGCGAGCCGCATCGTGGGCGAGCCCGGTACCGGTTTCAAGACAGCGCTCGCCACGCTGGACCACACCAGGCTGACGATCGGCGCACAAGCGCTCGGAATCGCCCAGGGAGCGATCGACGCCTCCATCGCCTACATGAAGCAACGGCAGCAGTTCGGACGTCCGATCGCCGACTTCCAGGGCCTGCAGTTCATGCTCGCCGACATGGTGATGCAGACGGAAGCGGCTCGTCAGCTGATCTACGCCGCGGCAGCCAAGGCTGAACGCGGGGAGCCGGGCCTGACCTGGTACTCGGCCTCGGCCAAGGCCTTCGCCTCCGACGTGGCGATGAAGGTCACCACGGATGCGGTGCAACTGTTCGGCGGGGCGGGGTACACACAGGACTTCCCGGTTGAGCGCATGATGCGCGATGCCAAGATCACCCAGATCTACGAGGGCACCAACCAGATCAACCGCATGGTCATCGCCCGCCAGATCCTGAAGTAG
- a CDS encoding response regulator, whose product MRALVVDDSRAMRMILKRILTTEGFSVSEAGNGREALDVLETLGAEDTTPELALVDWNMPEMNGLEFIKAVRGDARYGDMTLMMVTTESEHSQIVRALAAGAHEYVIKPFTGDGIVEKLDLMGLRPESRIA is encoded by the coding sequence ATGAGGGCTTTGGTCGTCGACGACTCACGCGCGATGCGCATGATTCTCAAGCGAATTCTCACCACCGAAGGTTTCTCCGTCTCGGAGGCCGGCAACGGCCGCGAGGCTCTCGACGTGCTCGAGACGCTCGGCGCGGAGGACACCACCCCCGAGCTGGCACTGGTCGACTGGAACATGCCGGAGATGAACGGTCTGGAGTTCATCAAGGCGGTCCGGGGTGACGCGCGCTACGGCGACATGACCCTGATGATGGTGACAACCGAGAGCGAGCATTCCCAGATCGTCCGGGCCCTCGCCGCTGGCGCCCACGAATACGTCATCAAGCCGTTCACCGGCGACGGGATCGTGGAGAAGCTGGATTTGATGGGCCTGCGCCCGGAAAGCAGAATTGCATGA
- a CDS encoding methyl-accepting chemotaxis protein, whose protein sequence is MTDAAVPAARGPLSLVRDLPVRRKLFAAVLILCALMSVVCWIGLSRLSASQARLEVLYGDKLHSVEELGAIRTSFANSSILLRDFALARSSAGSNVTAQDVENADVAVDKVVASYVATNAGDGRARAEIGALKDAITSFRSARTTVEANALSGRMDEVSAALLTGPVKTSSATLLAIVDTLTKGEDSDADVLLRQSHRAQSAARLLMMGVTAGCILLGLALAWVIATLITKPLAETVRVLEGVAEGNLDARVTVRDRSEVGAMGTALNSCVDTLRGLIGQIASSATVLTDSSERLSSVSAAVSSSAEESAAQSHVVAAAAEEITRNISGVVAGSEQMGSAIGEIAGSASKAAEIAGNASVTADSATQAVTKLGESSQEIGKVVRMITSIAEQTNLLALNATIEAARAGEAGKGFAVVANEVKELAQAAARATDDISERVATTQSDVQAAVTAIAEITVVVQQINDIQVVISSAVEEQTATTNEMVRNISDVAAGSSEIAMNITGIATAAAETSSSAVETSQAAIELSRIAADLNTAVNNFRL, encoded by the coding sequence ATGACCGACGCCGCTGTGCCGGCCGCCCGCGGGCCGCTGTCCCTGGTCCGCGATCTACCCGTACGGCGCAAGCTCTTCGCGGCCGTGCTCATCCTCTGCGCGCTGATGAGCGTGGTCTGCTGGATCGGCCTCTCGCGGCTGTCTGCCAGCCAGGCCCGGCTCGAAGTGCTCTACGGCGACAAGTTGCACTCCGTCGAGGAGCTGGGTGCGATCCGCACGTCGTTCGCCAACTCCTCGATCTTGTTGCGGGACTTCGCCCTGGCGCGTTCCTCCGCCGGCAGCAACGTGACCGCTCAAGACGTCGAGAACGCCGACGTGGCCGTGGACAAGGTCGTCGCTTCCTACGTGGCGACCAACGCCGGCGACGGGCGCGCCAGGGCCGAGATCGGTGCGCTCAAGGATGCGATCACGTCCTTCAGGTCGGCGCGGACCACCGTCGAGGCCAACGCGCTGTCCGGACGGATGGACGAGGTCAGCGCGGCCCTGCTCACCGGACCGGTGAAGACGTCCTCGGCCACGCTGCTCGCGATCGTCGACACGTTGACCAAGGGTGAGGACAGCGACGCCGATGTCCTGCTGAGGCAGTCGCATCGGGCCCAGAGCGCGGCGCGCCTGCTGATGATGGGAGTCACCGCCGGCTGCATCCTGCTCGGGCTCGCGCTGGCGTGGGTCATCGCGACGCTGATCACCAAGCCACTGGCTGAGACGGTGCGCGTGCTCGAAGGGGTGGCCGAGGGAAACCTCGACGCCCGGGTGACGGTGCGCGACCGTAGCGAGGTCGGCGCGATGGGAACGGCCCTCAACAGCTGCGTGGACACCCTGCGCGGGTTGATCGGTCAGATCGCCTCCAGCGCCACCGTGCTCACCGATTCGTCCGAGCGCCTGAGCAGCGTGTCGGCCGCCGTGTCCAGCAGCGCCGAGGAATCGGCTGCGCAGTCGCATGTGGTGGCGGCGGCGGCAGAAGAGATCACCCGCAACATCTCCGGCGTCGTGGCCGGCAGCGAACAGATGGGTTCTGCCATCGGCGAGATCGCCGGCAGTGCCTCCAAGGCCGCTGAGATCGCCGGCAACGCCAGCGTGACCGCCGACTCCGCGACCCAGGCCGTCACCAAGCTGGGTGAGTCCTCGCAGGAGATCGGCAAGGTCGTGCGGATGATCACCTCGATCGCCGAACAGACCAACCTGCTGGCCCTCAACGCCACGATCGAGGCCGCCCGGGCCGGCGAGGCGGGCAAGGGTTTCGCCGTCGTGGCCAACGAGGTAAAGGAATTGGCCCAGGCCGCGGCCCGCGCCACCGACGACATCTCCGAGCGGGTCGCCACGACCCAGTCCGACGTGCAGGCCGCGGTCACCGCGATCGCCGAGATCACTGTGGTCGTCCAGCAGATCAACGACATCCAGGTCGTCATCTCCTCCGCCGTGGAGGAGCAGACGGCAACCACGAACGAGATGGTCCGCAACATCTCCGACGTCGCCGCGGGTTCCTCCGAGATCGCCATGAACATCACCGGTATCGCGACCGCGGCCGCAGAGACGTCCAGCAGTGCGGTGGAAACCTCACAGGCCGCGATTGAACTCTCGCGAATCGCTGCCGATCTGAACACCGCCGTCAACAACTTCCGGCTCTAG
- a CDS encoding chemotaxis protein CheX, whose translation MTTIVTPSGEDLAALLDQVWTTYIGEELAVLHTEPVDGGPAPLGAPAEQILLALISISGTWNGHLTVRTLRDVAQGAATVMFDLPVEEVGDAEISDVLGEVANVIGGNVKAMLPEPSMLSLPQVVAGGGTVSLPATELAATAQLDWRTLPIIVSLWRASDSPEGR comes from the coding sequence ATGACCACGATCGTCACCCCGTCGGGGGAAGATCTCGCCGCGCTGCTCGACCAGGTCTGGACGACCTACATCGGTGAGGAACTCGCAGTACTGCACACCGAACCGGTCGACGGCGGACCGGCTCCGCTGGGCGCGCCGGCCGAACAGATCCTGCTGGCCCTGATCTCGATCTCCGGCACCTGGAACGGACACCTCACCGTTCGCACCCTGCGCGATGTCGCACAGGGCGCGGCGACGGTCATGTTCGACCTGCCCGTCGAGGAGGTCGGTGACGCGGAGATCTCCGACGTACTGGGCGAGGTCGCCAACGTCATCGGCGGCAACGTCAAGGCGATGCTGCCCGAACCGAGCATGCTCTCCCTGCCGCAGGTCGTTGCCGGCGGCGGCACCGTATCCCTTCCCGCAACCGAACTGGCCGCCACCGCACAACTGGACTGGCGGACCTTGCCGATCATCGTCTCGCTGTGGCGGGCGAGCGACTCACCCGAAGGACGGTAG
- a CDS encoding response regulator — protein sequence MTHLLIADDSAVMRKIVIRTLRQAGFAGLEITEAEDGQDLLDKAIAISPDLILSDWNMPNMTGIEALRAVRAAGSMVPFGFVTSESSESMRSEAESAGAAFLVTKPFTAEVFESALGAYVS from the coding sequence ATGACCCACCTGCTGATCGCCGACGATTCCGCCGTGATGCGCAAGATCGTCATCCGCACCCTGCGGCAGGCCGGTTTCGCCGGACTCGAGATCACCGAAGCCGAGGACGGCCAGGATCTGCTCGACAAGGCCATCGCGATCTCGCCCGACCTGATCCTGTCCGACTGGAACATGCCCAATATGACAGGGATCGAAGCGCTGCGGGCCGTTCGCGCCGCGGGCTCGATGGTGCCCTTCGGCTTCGTCACCTCCGAGAGTTCGGAATCGATGCGCAGCGAGGCCGAAAGCGCCGGAGCGGCCTTCCTGGTCACCAAGCCCTTCACCGCCGAGGTCTTCGAGTCGGCTCTCGGCGCCTACGTCAGCTGA